From Aegilops tauschii subsp. strangulata cultivar AL8/78 chromosome 5, Aet v6.0, whole genome shotgun sequence:
tttatcatttttttgttttttttcaagACTGAAAAGGCGATACGGGGCGAGGGGGTACAGTTTGAAAATTGCAGAACCCCTTTAGTCTAGGTTGGAGCTAACCTTTTAGTCCCAGTTGGTAGCTCCAACccggactaaaggtctaacctaagtcccggttggtggctccaacccggactaaaggtctaacctatagtcccggtttgtgtcataaactgggactaaaggggctcgtggggccccggcctgacgccagcctgccagcacccctttagtcccggtttgtgtcataaatgaaccgggactaatgcgtAGCTGTTTGAACCGGGACTAACGGTACCATTAGTACCGGGCCATAATTGAACCAGGACTAATGAGGTGAATATTAGATCGTTTTTCTACTAATGTGTATTGAAACTCATAGAGATGCATACCAACATAACAAAATTCAAAATATTGCCATGTTTTGGTAGAATAGTGCTTTGAAATTGACCGTAAGAAAAATAATCAAAAGTTGCCATGTGTGACAAAAATGTTATAGTTGCCATGTGTAACATAAGTTAGAACATCTCTAGCAGACCCTTTAAAAATGCCAAACCTGTGAAATTCCAATGGATTTATGGTTTTGGATCAATTTTGTGTCTAGAACAGACCCTGTAAAAGTTCGCCGAAACGTAAACATTTTACATGCCACCGAAAATGTGAGCCTCATACCTATATTTATACTGTTTGGAGGGCAGTATACATGCCACAAATTGGCCGGAATTCTCGGCTCTCCACGCGCGCCGCCGTCCATACCAGAGGGCTCCGGCGAAGTCCGGCCTTCTCTTTACGTTTCGTCGCCTCAATCCCAACCAGCTCGAGAGTGCCCCGTCCAATTTCTCACAGCGCCGCGCGTTAATAAAATGTCCTTCGAGGGAGTGAGATGGGGGCCCAGCTGTCAGCGTCACATGGAACTTCGTTCACACCCACATCCTTCGTAGTCCAAGTGTGATCTCCaagcaaaggaaaataaaaaTGGGGAAATCAATAAACCTCGCTTAAACCTCGTCCGTCCGGTCGTTCCGACGACCGATGCTGCTCCCGCACCGGAGACCCAGCCACCGTCTTCTCCGGCAGcagccgcccccgcccccgcccccatcccaaacgccgccgccgccgccccgacggcTCGGCCCTCCCGCGgaggctccgccaccacctcgccGCCGGGCCCCTCCCCTCGACCCGTCGGCCTACGCGGGCCTCCTCCGGGCCGCGTCGAGGGGGCGGTCGCTGCCGCTGGCCAGGCTGATCCACTCCCACATGCTCCGCGCCGGCTTCCACCCGGGCCTCTTCCTCCGCAACAACCACCTCGCCGCCTACTGCCGCGCCGGCGACATGCGCCATGCCCGCCTCCTGTTCGACGGAATGCCGCACCGGGACGCCGTGTCCTGGAACACCCTCATCGCCGGCTACTCCAGCCAGGGCGGGTCCGGCGCGCGCCTCGCGCTCGCCGCCTTccgtgacgcgcggggcggcggcgtccggGCAGACAGGTTCACCTACGCCGCGGTGCTGGCGGCGTGCGGCAGGGCCGGGGACTGGAGGCATGGCCGGGCGGCGCACGGGCTGGCCGTGGTGAGTGGGCTTGCGCAGGACGTGTTCCTGACCAACTCCACCATTGACATGTATGCCAAGTGCGGGATGATTGACGAGGTGAGGCTGGTGTTCGACCGGGCTGAGGAGCGGGACGAGGCGTCGTGGAACCTGCTGCTGTCGGCGTACGTGCGCATGGGGTGGCCGGAGGTCGCCGTGCACGTGCTCGTCTGGATGCACCGGTCAGGGGTGAAGCTGGATAGCTTTGCCTTGGGTGGGATCCTCAAGGCTTGCTCCGAGCTCCAGGGCTCCGAGGATGTCCGGAGGATGCTGCACGGGTGTGTTGTTAAGGTTGGTTTGGACTTGGATATGTTTGTCGGGAGTGCCATGGTGGACATGTATGCTAAGAACGGTGGACTTGAGGAGGCGATCAAGGTGTTTGACTGCATCCCGAATCAGAATGCGGTGGTTTACGGTGCCATGATCGCAGGGTTCGCTCGCTTAGGTAATGACCCTTGCCCTGAGGTTAGGATCGAAGCTGTCAGGCTTTTCTcggaattgctccggatgggtgtaAAACCGTCCAGGTTTACTTTCAAGAGTGTGCTCGAAGTCTGCAATTTGACCAATGCGGTGCACTGTGGGAGGCTGATACACGCTCATGTTATATTCAATGGGTTTCAGGACGACGAGTTCATAGCAAATGCGCTGATCAACTTGTACTCCCAAGCACGGTCAGTAAGTGACAGTCTGAGATGCTTCCAGATGACTCCCAGGCAAGATGTCGTCACATGGACATCCATGATTACAGCATTCGCGCATGATGAGAATTTTGACAAGGCACTAGGCCTGTTCCTAGAGTTTCTTTCTGTTGGAAAAGAGCCAGACCAGTTCACTTTATCGAGTGTGATGACTGCCTGTGCTGCTCTGAGTCTACCAGCAACCTGTAAGCAGATACACTGTTATACGGTCAAATCTGGACTCGGTCAGTTCACTGTGTGCGGCAATTCTCAGATTTCTATGTATAGGAATATAGGTGATGTTGAAGCTTCAAAGAAGACATTCGAGCAGATTACATGTCTGGATATATTCTCATGGTCTGCAATGGTTTTGAGCTACGCAGTCCATGGCCATGAAGGCGAGGCTCTAGTGCTCCTGGAGAAGATGAAGGATTGTGGTGTCGTGATAAATGATATTGCTTTTCTTGCCGTTCTCATTGCTTGCAGCCAGCAGGGGCTGGCAGACGAAGGTTTCAGGTACATACTCTTTCAAAGTATAATGATTGACCTGCCCGTTTTGTTGTTTCTCAAGAAGTGCTTTGGCTTCCTCCTGTGAATTTTTAGTATCCTCATGTGTATTATATATGCTGCTAGTAGCAATTTATGAGGACCTTTCTAATTTGCATTAAATGTTCAATAGTCAAGTCATTCTACACAGAAAGTATATGCCATAGCAAGGGAGGTATGATAGTCTGGGAATTGTGTTGTGCAATGCAACATAGCTAAGTGTAGCTCCAAAAATCGATTTGCCAAATGCCCCACATTCTTGCTCCAAAAAGACATGTTAAATTAGCTATTTACTTGCGTCAAACCAAGGGGTTACCTATATTGTGATATCATACCTACCCTCCAGATTGGAAATGTAGCTTGCATTCAGTTTCTCATGTGAACTATATTTATACCTTTCCTAATTACCAATGTACAGGGACTGGTAAGATCATCAGATTTGAAGTAACACCGCCAATGCCGGTCCCAAGCCCGGATGCAAAAGGTGGAGGGTTCAAGTTTGACATACCTTTCCTGAACACAATTATGTACGCTCAGAACTAAAGTGTATGATGCTAATTGAAGAATGTGCTATAAAGGAACGTTATAAATAAGGCAGTCTCCTCTATTTCTGGCACTTCTATCCAACTTTTCAACAATGTTGACAATTCATCAAGTATCTTTCTTTTTGTAATGCAGGCACTATGAGAGCATGGTATCAGATTATGGCTGTTCACCAAATACGAAGCACAAAGCTTGCGTGGTTGACCTCCTTGGCCGTGTTGGTAAGATGTCTGAGGCTGAAGATTTCATAATGGGGTCTGGATCAGAAAATGACCCAATACTTTGGCATGCACTGTTGCGTGCATGCAGAATCCATGGAGACAAAGAGAGGGGTATAAAAACCGGAGAGAAATTAATGGAACTCGAGCCCTTTGCTGTTACTTCATATGTGGTGCTGTACAACCTCTACATGGATGCAGGCAAAATCTCATTGGCTATGAAGACGAGAGG
This genomic window contains:
- the LOC109780939 gene encoding pentatricopeptide repeat-containing protein At3g13880 codes for the protein MLLPHRRPSHRLLRQQPPPPPPPSQTPPPPPRRLGPPAEAPPPPRRRAPPLDPSAYAGLLRAASRGRSLPLARLIHSHMLRAGFHPGLFLRNNHLAAYCRAGDMRHARLLFDGMPHRDAVSWNTLIAGYSSQGGSGARLALAAFRDARGGGVRADRFTYAAVLAACGRAGDWRHGRAAHGLAVVSGLAQDVFLTNSTIDMYAKCGMIDEVRLVFDRAEERDEASWNLLLSAYVRMGWPEVAVHVLVWMHRSGVKLDSFALGGILKACSELQGSEDVRRMLHGCVVKVGLDLDMFVGSAMVDMYAKNGGLEEAIKVFDCIPNQNAVVYGAMIAGFARLGNDPCPEVRIEAVRLFSELLRMGVKPSRFTFKSVLEVCNLTNAVHCGRLIHAHVIFNGFQDDEFIANALINLYSQARSVSDSLRCFQMTPRQDVVTWTSMITAFAHDENFDKALGLFLEFLSVGKEPDQFTLSSVMTACAALSLPATCKQIHCYTVKSGLGQFTVCGNSQISMYRNIGDVEASKKTFEQITCLDIFSWSAMVLSYAVHGHEGEALVLLEKMKDCGVVINDIAFLAVLIACSQQGLADEGFRHYESMVSDYGCSPNTKHKACVVDLLGRVGKMSEAEDFIMGSGSENDPILWHALLRACRIHGDKERGIKTGEKLMELEPFAVTSYVVLYNLYMDAGKISLAMKTRGLMRERGMSKEAGISWAEFGGSIHHFTDGNNSCPHNNAIHARLEELLVSVKQKTERGGTDIWELGFQSRKDGEISLARHGELLGVALGLCTLPSAAPVTVMKNQRISWESHETLKLLSARENRGIIVRDPTHFHRFDQGSCSCRDYW